The Paraburkholderia sp. SOS3 genome includes a region encoding these proteins:
- a CDS encoding aldehyde dehydrogenase family protein, whose amino-acid sequence MKTSQARIKDILETMEYGPAPESADVAMSWLDARGRAFDHFIDGAFVAPADGARFAVVNPANESLLAHVAQGSAADVDAAVAAARCAFPAWSSAPGHERARLLYALARHIQKHARFLAVLESLDNGKPIRESRDIDVPLVARHFYHHAGWAELVDDEFPHHEALGVCGQIIPWNFPLLMLAWKIAPALAAGNTVVLKPAEFTPLTALAFAEICQQVGLPAGVVNIVTGDGATGAAIVAHGNVDKIAFTGSTEVGRAIRRATAGTGKKLSLELGGKSPFVVFDDADLDAAVEGVVDSIWFNQGQVCCAGSRILVQEGVASRFHAKLRARMSALRVGDPLDKSTDIGAVVDRVQLERIASLVQRGVTEGATCFQPPMAVRDVGFFYPPTLVTDVETSSVLVREEVFGPVVTSSTFRTPDEAIALANDTRYGLAASVWSENLNRTLEVAAAVKAGVVWVNSANQFDAAAGFGGYRESGYGREGGREGMLEYLSPRGMRHGERSSANAATSAAKSAAKSAAGEASAAALRSPVPSQGFVAQNGQVDRTAKLYIGGKQTRPDSGYSYRVFGADGAPLGLAPLGNRKDVRNAVEAARKAGSWSGMSGHARAQVVYYLAENLAARNAAFAALLRECTGATEADAAREVELSVRRLFRCAALADKYDGRVHSTLTRHVTLAMNEPWGVLGIACPDDAPLIGMVSMIAPAIALGNRVVAVVSQTHPLIGADFYALLDTSDVPGGVVNLLSGPRDELVQTLAAHNDVDAFWYAGDAAGCARAEAESAGNLKPVWTPDPAMFGAGADRHALGEFASRALQVKNIWVPYGE is encoded by the coding sequence CAGCGCGGCCGATGTCGACGCGGCCGTTGCGGCGGCTCGATGCGCCTTCCCGGCGTGGTCGTCCGCGCCCGGACATGAACGTGCGCGCCTGCTGTATGCGCTTGCGCGGCACATCCAGAAGCACGCGCGCTTTCTCGCGGTGCTCGAAAGCCTCGACAACGGCAAGCCGATTCGCGAGTCGCGCGATATCGACGTTCCGCTCGTCGCCCGGCATTTCTATCATCACGCGGGATGGGCCGAACTCGTCGACGACGAGTTTCCTCATCATGAGGCGCTCGGCGTATGCGGGCAGATCATTCCGTGGAATTTTCCGCTGCTGATGCTCGCATGGAAGATCGCGCCGGCGCTCGCGGCCGGCAACACGGTGGTGCTGAAGCCGGCCGAGTTCACGCCGCTTACCGCGCTCGCTTTCGCGGAAATTTGCCAGCAGGTCGGGCTGCCGGCCGGGGTCGTCAATATCGTGACCGGGGACGGCGCAACGGGCGCGGCGATCGTCGCGCATGGCAATGTCGACAAGATCGCGTTCACGGGCTCGACCGAAGTGGGGCGCGCGATTCGCCGCGCCACCGCGGGCACCGGCAAGAAGCTCTCGCTCGAACTCGGCGGGAAGTCCCCGTTTGTCGTGTTCGACGACGCCGATCTCGATGCGGCTGTCGAAGGCGTTGTCGATTCGATCTGGTTCAACCAGGGGCAGGTCTGTTGCGCGGGCTCGCGCATTCTCGTGCAGGAAGGCGTGGCCAGTCGTTTTCATGCGAAATTGCGCGCGCGCATGAGCGCGCTGCGCGTCGGCGATCCGCTCGACAAGTCGACCGACATCGGCGCGGTCGTCGATCGCGTGCAGCTCGAGCGGATCGCGTCGCTCGTGCAACGCGGCGTGACCGAAGGTGCGACGTGCTTTCAACCGCCGATGGCGGTGCGCGACGTGGGCTTTTTTTACCCGCCGACGCTCGTGACCGATGTCGAGACGTCGTCCGTGCTCGTGCGTGAGGAGGTGTTCGGCCCGGTCGTCACGTCGAGCACGTTTCGCACGCCCGACGAAGCGATCGCGCTTGCCAACGATACGCGCTACGGACTTGCCGCGTCGGTGTGGTCGGAGAATCTCAATCGCACGCTCGAGGTGGCGGCTGCCGTAAAGGCCGGCGTGGTGTGGGTCAACAGCGCGAATCAGTTCGACGCGGCGGCCGGCTTCGGCGGCTATCGCGAAAGCGGCTATGGGCGCGAGGGCGGGCGCGAAGGGATGCTCGAATATCTGTCGCCTCGCGGTATGCGTCATGGCGAGCGGTCTTCTGCAAACGCAGCAACAAGCGCGGCTAAAAGCGCGGCTAAAAGCGCGGCCGGCGAGGCAAGCGCTGCCGCGCTGCGTTCGCCGGTTCCTTCGCAAGGCTTCGTCGCACAAAACGGACAGGTCGACCGGACGGCGAAGCTTTATATCGGCGGCAAGCAAACGCGGCCCGACTCCGGTTACAGCTACCGCGTATTCGGCGCCGACGGCGCGCCGCTCGGTCTCGCGCCGCTCGGCAACCGCAAGGACGTGCGCAATGCGGTCGAGGCGGCACGCAAGGCCGGCAGTTGGTCCGGTATGTCGGGACATGCACGCGCGCAGGTCGTCTACTATCTCGCGGAAAATCTCGCCGCGCGAAACGCGGCATTTGCCGCATTGCTGCGCGAATGCACGGGCGCGACCGAGGCGGATGCCGCGCGTGAAGTGGAACTGAGCGTGCGGCGCCTGTTCCGGTGTGCCGCGCTCGCGGACAAATACGATGGCCGCGTGCATTCGACGTTGACGCGGCACGTCACGCTCGCGATGAACGAGCCTTGGGGCGTGCTTGGTATTGCGTGCCCGGACGATGCGCCGCTCATCGGCATGGTATCGATGATCGCGCCGGCGATCGCGCTCGGTAATCGCGTGGTCGCGGTCGTCTCGCAGACTCACCCGCTGATCGGCGCCGATTTCTATGCGTTGCTCGATACGAGCGACGTGCCGGGCGGTGTCGTGAATCTGCTCAGCGGACCGCGCGACGAACTCGTTCAAACGCTCGCCGCGCATAACGACGTCGACGCATTCTGGTACGCCGGCGACGCAGCGGGGTGCGCTCGTGCCGAAGCGGAATCGGCGGGCAATCTGAAACCGGTATGGACGCCCGATCCAGCCATGTTCGGGGCGGGCGCCGATCGTCATGCGCTCGGCGAGTTCGCGAGCCGCGCGCTGCAGGTGAAGAATATCTGGGTGCCGTATGGCGAATGA
- a CDS encoding HAD-IA family hydrolase gives MANEQSGRVARAVIFDMDGLLIDSEGIYTSVTQQIASRFGKTFDWEVKQNTIGRGARDLAEYVVSALGLPMTAEEFLVEREPLLRAGFANAPAKPGAASLVRHLAERGVPIAVGTSSSRPFFDIKTSRHQDWFCLFDVVVTADDQDVRNAKPAPDIFLVAARRLGVVPGDVLVFEDSPFGVTAAREAGMHVIAVPDPAMSAARFAHAHAMLGSLDQFEPQQWGLPARVQPAASFIGQP, from the coding sequence ATGGCGAATGAGCAGTCCGGGCGAGTCGCACGTGCGGTCATCTTCGATATGGATGGACTGCTGATCGATTCGGAAGGCATCTATACATCGGTCACGCAGCAGATTGCTTCGCGTTTCGGCAAGACCTTCGACTGGGAGGTCAAGCAGAATACGATCGGACGCGGCGCGCGCGATCTGGCCGAGTACGTCGTAAGCGCGCTCGGTCTGCCGATGACCGCGGAAGAATTTCTCGTCGAGCGCGAGCCGCTGTTGCGCGCCGGCTTCGCCAATGCGCCGGCGAAACCGGGTGCGGCGTCGCTGGTGCGGCATCTGGCGGAACGGGGCGTGCCGATCGCCGTCGGCACGAGCTCGTCACGGCCGTTCTTCGATATCAAAACGTCGCGGCATCAGGACTGGTTTTGTCTGTTCGATGTCGTCGTGACGGCCGACGATCAGGACGTGCGCAACGCAAAGCCGGCACCCGATATTTTTCTCGTCGCGGCACGGCGCCTTGGTGTCGTACCCGGCGACGTGCTGGTATTCGAAGATTCGCCGTTCGGCGTAACGGCTGCGCGGGAGGCCGGCATGCATGTCATTGCCGTGCCGGATCCGGCGATGAGCGCCGCGCGTTTTGCGCATGCGCATGCCATGCTGGGGTCGCTCGATCAGTTCGAGCCGCAGCAGTGGGGACTGCCGGCGCGCGTACAGCCTGCGGCGAGTTTCATAGGGCAGCCGTAG